In the Theobroma cacao cultivar B97-61/B2 chromosome 1, Criollo_cocoa_genome_V2, whole genome shotgun sequence genome, one interval contains:
- the LOC18613320 gene encoding late embryogenesis abundant protein D-34 — MSQRQPRRPQGDQTSDQEAIKYGDVFDVTGGLASKPVAPRDAETMRIAENQVLGKTLDAGAAAVMQSAADVNVMSGVVGPSPGNKMVEREGVAVPKSRDLQGKVVVTEAIAGQIVGQYTPSDVRGITPFPSPTPVRGDVGWTTSPTPTGAVDHNGITIGEALEATAISVGDKPVDQGDAAAIRVAEVRAAGSNVTQRNGLGATAQAAATFNDRVSYDYNKMTISNVLSDASSKFPQDKAVTSEDADGVRGADLRNKLDMIPTPGGVADTMATAARGLIPKGALS; from the exons ATGAGCCAGAGACAACCAAGAAGGCCCCAAGGCGATCAAACTTCCGACCAGGAAGCTATCAAGTACGGCGATGTTTTCGATGTCACCGGTGGATTGGCATCTAAGCCAGTTGCACCACGAGACGCAGAGACCATGCGCATTGCCGAGAACCAAGTGCTGGGGAAGACGCTCGATGCAGGTGCTGCCGCTGTAATGCAATCTGCAGCTGATGTAAATGTGATGTCCGGTGTTGTTGGTCCCAGCCCAGGCAATAAGATGGTCGAAAGAGAGGGCGTCGCTGTACCTAAATCGAGAGACCTCCAAGGAAAAGTTGTTGTCACTGAAGCTATAGCTGGCCAG ATTGTAGGGCAGTACACTCCATCTGATGTTCGAGGGATAACCCCTTTTCCATCTCCAACGCCAGTTAGAGGGGATGTGGGTTGGACAACATCTCCAACTCCAACGGGTGCGGTTGATCATAATGGCATCACCATTGGAGAAGCTTTGGAGGCAACAGCTATCTCTGTTGGCGACAAACCGGTTGACCAAGGTGATGCTGCCGCAATACGTGTGGCTGAGGTGAGAGCTGCTGGCAGCAATGTGACCCAACGTAACGGCCTTGGCGCCACAGCTCAAGCTGCTGCCACTTTCAATGACCGTGTGTCTTATGATTATAATAAGATGACGATATCCAATGTTCTATCG GATGCTTCTTCAAAATTCCCTCAAGATAAAGCCGTGACAAGTGAAGATGCTGATGGAGTGAGAGGCGCGGATCTGAGAAACAAGCTTGACATGATACCCACGCCCGGTGGAGTGGCGGATACCATGGCCACAGCTGCTAGG gGCCTTATCCCAAAGGGAGCCCTTTCATAA